One stretch of Cydia fagiglandana chromosome 18, ilCydFagi1.1, whole genome shotgun sequence DNA includes these proteins:
- the LOC134673452 gene encoding nucleolar protein dao-5-like yields MPARTRTVRAPKASKENVENLLKNKTKNTRQATKPARKPLADKTNSASDENTSPEHVKKVIKKSNKPIQKPIAAVPVTVDENRPRRNRRLPPRYVENEVLNSLSNSKENAVSPTKSLKKTPVKNTVNVESPFKTPTTVLDNSLLANRPKRVSRLPSKFDENSSPNKFVPTHCHTSTPLVSKGHEKPKDVKNVGKQKQAQQQKIENEPLQITPQRVSPRKGTLQKAAPQNTSSEKANSQKVTPQKSPLKPNKVTPFKTKVTQKKLVQKKLSEVVNNNTDTNLNQKQDRVRRLRKPVEYKEDTLSPKLKSPEKKSTNTGGKKILKANSSFRILEEKKSKNGEQDIYEFIFDPTEEPAPQKKKKKKVTTRKPTKPKTRVYKNNYEKNIAKALADLKNVVTKQKPDSQTAPKTSNTVQPGNVVQQASNKAAVSAPNPSSTVISTVAEIHPDYEKNMASGLVDLKNVVTKQNPESETATKASNTVQTGNNVMQQASNKTAVSVPNPSSTVAEIHPDYETNMARGLADLKNVVSKQNPESKTIAKTSNTMQPGNNQHSSILISTVAEIHPDPAQNTSVRSNVSTKHVSYRVEDIAADFDASMDHEINYSPVISPHRIETEPESCPSNTNPEYRPDDPLNLRNDLSFFDEQPVANSSMNTSKNPSATPWRAEFENLPIKWQANTYVKPDMTPALECSFVNHFDDSKKKHVYTNMVTESNDPLPELEDAAPKLKQTSIISFIKEVCEKKSNRKKRGASATPTKANSLFDMSNVTRNVATPSKETSGASNNSADNEISDHNKPQKRKNNDDNNPTPAKLPRKDNENTLFGFDDSENQENVSPVKVNNNRLRSLRSRSGAVLKEINKQTGPMRAELPAAMKAKLAPSSEAVEKIYDQMKSAADAPVLLHKQGDAEVTNVEMADGLEDDSQSVHLFEDIELVHHLKPTRKSYGKAKKVTFQNSSDSASEDEARNQSSDEEVDNLEDLSFHLPQVKAKKATKKKKTKKQVLSKKEKAEVDAWAACFNSMCEDIEEFDLVVE; encoded by the coding sequence ATGCCTGCTAGGACTCGCACAGTCAGAGCGCCAAAAGCGTCCAAAGAAAATGTAGAGAACCTGCTCAAAAATAAGACGAAAAACACAAGGCAAGCCACAAAACCGGCACGGAAACCCCTAGCGGATAAAACGAACTCGGCCTCAGATGAAAATACTAGTCCAGAGCACGTCAAAAAGGTTATCAAGAAGTCGAACAAACCAATACAAAAACCTATTGCAGCAGTTCCGGTCACTGTTGACGAAAATAGACCACGTCGAAACAGGCGTCTGCCGCCTAGATATGTTGAAAACGAAGTGTTAAACAGCCTCTCTAACAGTAAAGAAAATGCAGTTTCTCCTACCAAGTCACTTAAAAAAACCCCTGTTAAAAACACTGTGAATGTAGAATCGCCTTTCAAAACGCCAACTACAGTACTAGATAACAGTCTGCTTGCAAATAGACCGAAGAGAGTCAGCAGGCTACCTTCTAAATTTGATGAAAACTCAAGTCCTAACAAATTTGTTCCAACTCATTGTCATACTAGCACACCATTGGTGTCTAAAGGACATGAGAAGCCTAAAGATGTTAAAAATGTTGGCAAACAAAAACAGGCCCAAcaacaaaaaattgaaaatgaacCATTGCAAATAACACCTCAAAGAGTTTCACCAAGGAAAGGTACATTGCAGAAAGCGGCACCACAAAATACTTCATCAGAAAAAGCTAACTCACAGAAAGTTACACCTCAAAAAAGTCCTCTAAAACCCAACAAAGTTACACCATTTAAAACTAAGGTCACTCAGAAAAAACTTGTACAAAAGAAATTAAGCGAAGTTGTGAACAACAACACAGATACAAACTTAAATCAAAAACAAGACAGGGTAAGACGGTTAAGAAAACCTGTAGAATATAAAGAGGACACCCTAAGTCCTAAATTAAAGAGTCCTGAAAAGAAATCAACAAACACTGGAGGCAAGAAAATTTTAAAAGCAAATTCTTCATTTAGAATTCTAGAAGAGAAAAAATCGAAAAATGGTGAGCAAGATATTTATGAATTCATATTTGATCCAACTGAAGAGCCTGCACCTcaaaagaagaaaaagaagaaagtTACTACTAGAAAACCAACCAAACCAAAAACAAGGGTCTATAAGAACAATTATGAGAAAAACATCGCAAAAGCTTTGGCAGACTTGAAAAATGTAGTCACCAAACAAAAACCAGACAGTCAAACCGCACCAAAAACCTCAAATACTGTGCAACCAGGTAATGTTGTGCAACAAGCAAGTAACAAAGCAGCAGTCTCTGCACCTAATCCCTCTTCAACAGTCATCAGCACAGTTGCAGAGATACACCCTGATTATGAGAAAAACATGGCAAGTGGTTTGGTAGACTTGAAAAATGTAGTTACCAAACAAAATCCGGAGAGTGAAACAGCCACAAAAGCCTCAAATACAGTGCAAACAGGTAATAATGTTATGCAACAAGCAAGTAACAAAACAGCAGTCTCTGTACCTAACCCATCTTCAACAGTTGCTGAGATACACCCTGATTATGAGACAAACATGGCAAGAGGTTTAGCAGACTTGAAAAATGTAGTTTCTAAACAAAATCCGGAGAGTAAAACAATCGCAAAAACCTCAAATACTATGCAACCAGGTAATAATCAACACAGTTCAATACTCATCAGCACAGTTGCTGAGATACACCCTGATCCAGCTCAAAATACTTCTGTAAGAAGTAATGTGTCCACTAAACATGTTTCATATAGGGTTGAAGACATTGCTGCCGATTTTGATGCTTCCATGGATCATGAAATTAACTACTCTCCAGTGATTTCGCCTCACAGAATTGAAACAGAGCCAGAAAGTTGTCCGTCCAATACAAACCCAGAGTACAGGCCTGATGATCCTCTAAATTTGCGTAATGATTTAAGCTTCTTTGATGAGCAACCTGTCGCAAATAGTAGTATGAATACATCAAAGAACCCATCTGCAACACCGTGGCGTGCTGAATTTGAAAATCTACCCATTAAATGGCAGGCAAACACATATGTGAAACCAGACATGACTCCCGCTTTAGAGTGCTCATTTGTCAACCATTTTGATGATAGCAAGAAGAAACATGTTTATACTAACATGGTTACAGAATCTAATGATCCTTTACCAGAATTAGAAGATGCAGCACCCAAGTTAAAGCAAACaagcataatttcatttatcaaAGAAGTTTGTGAAAAGAAATCTAATAGAAAGAAGAGGGGAGCCTCAGCCACACCTACAAAAGCTAATTCATTATTTGATATGTCTAATGTAACAAGAAACGTAGCCACACCAAGTAAAGAAACATCTGGGGCTTCCAACAACAGTGCAGATAATGAAATTAGTGACCACAACAAACCACAGAAACGTAAAAATAATGATGATAATAATCCCACTCCAGCAAAACTACCTCGTAAAGACAATGAGAATACACTATTCGGTTTTGATGACAGTGAAAATCAGGAGAATGTTTCACCAGTAAAAGTGAATAATAACAGATTACGAAGCCTCAGGTCACGATCAGGAGCTGTgctcaaagaaataaataagcaAACGGGACCTATGAGGGCTGAATTACCCGCTGCAATGAAAGCTAAGCTTGCTCCAAGCTCGGAGGCAGTGGAGAAGATCTATGATCAGATGAAGTCTGCCGCTGATGCACCTGTGTTGCTGCATAAGCAGGGAGATGCTGAGGTTACAAATGTTGAGATGGCTGATGGCTTGGAAGATGACAGCCAATCAGTGCATTTATTTGAAGATATTGAGTTGGTTCATCATTTGAAG